The genomic interval GGGTCAGGTCGCGGGGCGGGGTGAGCTGGACCTTGACCAGCCCGGACTCCGGAAAGACCTCGGCGGCGATGGGACCGGCGTCCGTGCCGAAGGAGTGGCGCTCCGGGGCCAGGCCGATGGCGTGGGCCAGCCTGCCCGCGCAGCGCGAGGCGTTGCCGCACATCTCGGCCCGCGAGCCGTCGGAATTGTAGAAATGCCAGCGATAGGCCAGGCCGGAGCCCGCCGGGGCGGCGTCCAGGAAGCAGAGGCCGTCCGCGCTCACGCCGAAGGCCCTGCGGCAGACCTTGCGGGCCCAGCCGGCCATGTCCGCCTCGGGCACCTTGGCCGAACGGTTGTCGATGAACACGAAGTCGTTGCCGCAACCCTGCATCTTGTAGAAGGGCACGCCGTTGTCGAAGATGGTGCTCATGAAGCCTCCCAAACGGCCATCCTTGGAGAAAAACCCCCGGCCGTCAAGGCTTGAATTGCGAGACGAGCATCCCCGAGAGCATCAGGCCGCAGCCCAGGACGCCGCGCAGGTCCATGCCCTCGCCCAGGAGCAGGACTCCGGCCAGGGCCGCGAACACGGTCTCCAGGTTGAGGATGATGGCCGCGTGGGCGGGTTTGGCGTCGCGCTGGGCCACCACCTGAAGGGTGTAGGCCACGCCCACGGACATGAAGCCGCCGTAGAGGATGGGCCAGAGTCCGCCCCGGAGTCCGGCCAGGGTGATCTCCTCGCCCGCCAGGGCCACGCCCAGGCTGAGCACGGCGCAGACCGCGAACTGGATGCTCGAGAGGCGCACGGCCTGCCCGGCGGTCATGCCCGGGGTCAGCCAGCCGATGAGCAGCACGTGTCCGGCCCAGAAGAACGCGCCGATGAAGATGAGCACGTCGCCGAAATTGACGCTCAGACTCTCGCCCACGGAGAGAAAGTAGAGCCCGGCCAGGGCCAGGCCCGCGCCGATCCACGTGCCCAGTCCGATGCGTTGGCCCAGGAAGCGGCCCAGGAGGGGCACCAGGACCACGTACATGCCGGTGATGAAACCGGCCTTGCCCGCCGTGGTGTGGATGATGCCCTGCTGCTGGAGCGTGGCCCCGGCGAAGAGCACCAGGCCCAGGAGCAGGCCGCCCCGGACCATGCCCAGGGGCGGGCGGCGCAGGGTCCGGCCGCTCTCGCCGCGCTCCAGGCGCAGGAACAGCGGCGCCAGGGCCAGGGAGCCCAGGGCGAAACGCACGCCGTTGAAGGTGAAGGGGCCCATGTGCTCCATGCCCAGGCGCTGGGCCACGAAGGCGCAACCCCAGATGAGGGCGGTGATCAGGAGCAGGATGTTGGCGACGGCGCTGCGGTTCATGGATTCTCCGGGTGACAGGCGGCTGTTCTGCCCGTTTCGAAGGGAGAATTCAAGCGGGGTGGCTACCGCAAGGATGATGACTCACACCCCCGGATGATGCTACAGGCTTGTTGAACCAAGCCACTTTTCAAATCGCAGGTACAGCCGCATGAAAATCGAATCCATCCGACTCAAAAATTTTAAAATCTTTCGGGATGTTTTCATTCAAGATATCCCAAAATTCTGCGTGATCGTAGGGGCTAATGGCTCAGGAAAGTCCACCTTCTTCGATGTATTTGGTTTTCTGCATGACGCGCTGAAAGGAAACGTCCGGCAAGCCTTGGACAGCCGTGGGCGTTTTCGTGAAGTGATCAGCCGGGACGCGGGGGAAGACACCATACTCATCGAAATTCAATACCGCATGGAGATCCTCGGCATTGATCGACTGGTCACCTATTCTTTGGAAATCGGTGAACGGCAAGGCGCTCCGGTCATTAAGCGGGAAATACTCCGCTACAAACGGGGACGACATGGCGCCCCCTTCCATTTCTTGAATTTTTCTGAAGGAGAAGGGTTTGCCATCAGCAATGAAGAAGATTTCAACAAACCGGATGAGGAGTTAGAGCGGGAGCAGCAAAAACTTGATGCGCCAGACATTCTGGCAATCAAAGGTCTTGGACAGTTTGAGAGGTTCAAGGCCGCCAACGCGTTCCGCCGTCTGATTGAAGCGTGGCACGTATCCGATTTTCATATTGGGGCGGCACGCGGCCGTAAAGAGGCCTCAGGTGAGTCTGAACACCTCTCCGAGACAGGTGACAATCTGCCACGAGTTGCCCTGTATCTCTATGAACACCATCAAGCAGTATTTAACAACATCCTCAAGAGTATGGTGCGCCGAGTTCCTGGCGTAAAAAATGTTAAACCATTATTGATGGAAGATGGATATCTAACCCTTCAATTTCAGGATGGATCATTTAAAACACCATTTCTTGACCGCTATGTATCTGATGGAACAATCAAGATGTTCGCATATCTTGTCCTATTAAATGATCCAAAGCCCCATCCGCTTCTTTGCGTAGAGGAACCGGAAAACCAATTATATCCAACATTACTCGCTGAATTGGCTGAAGAATTTCGACTGTACTCCATTCGCGGAGGGCAAGTTGTTGTTTCCACTCACTCACCAGACTTCTTAAATGCTTGTGAACTCGATGAAGTGTTATGGATCGTCAAGAAAGACGGCTATGCCGAAATTCATAGGGCCAAAGATGATCCCCAAATCACCAGCTATATGTCTGAAGGCGATAAGATGGGTTACCTTTGGAAGCAGGGCTTTTTCGCAGGAGTCGATCCTCGATGAAAGAGTTGGTCTTTCTTCTAGAGGAGCTGTCGGCGCAAGCCATGCTTGAGGGGCTACTTCCAAAATTACTCCCCCAAGATATCAATCCACGCTTTATTCCTTTTGAGGGAAAACAAGATTTAGAAAAACAACTCGCAAAAAAAATCAAAGGATATAATAATCGATACGCTTCTTTTATCATATTAAGAGATCAGGATTCGCATCCTGATTGCATCGCCCTTAAAACACGATATGTTGAATTATGTAATGAAGCAGGAAGGCCTGATGCGTTAGTCCGTCTAGCGTGTCGCGAGTTAGAAAGTTACTATCTTGCAGATTTAGCAGCTGTGGAGAAGGGCCTCAACCTTCATGGACTCGTAAAAAAACAAGGACGGGAAAAGTATCGCAACCCGGACAACCTTGGTTCCCCTTCAGAAGAACTGAAGCGATTGACACGGGGTCGATATCAAAAGCTTAGTGGGTCGCGCGCAATTGGCCCACATCTTGATTTGGAAAATCGCCGCTCTGCCAGTTTTCGCAATCTGATTGATGCGATCCGGCGTATGGTTACTCAACTATCTGCTTATCAGCCCGAATAATATCCTATCTTACCACTCCACGGGCAGGCGGACCTTCTGCTTGGCCTTGTTCTGGAACAGCACGAAGCCGTTGTCACGGCCATGGACGTAGAGGTCGCGGGTCACGGCCACGTCCTGGCGGCAGTATTCGGTGATGAGGTCCAGGCGGCCCTCCTTCCACCACTTGAGCGCCATGAGTCCGTCGGCGGACTTGCCCGCGCCAAGGGTGGCCTGGGCCAGGTTGTCCAGCTTGAGCCGGTAGCCCAACCGCTGGTGGACCTTCTCCAGCATGTCCAGGGTGGGCAGGCTGTGGAAGGGGAAGGGCGTCACGCCCTGGAGCACGGAGTAGTCGAAGCGGCGCACGTTGAAGCCCACCACGAGGTCGAAGCCACGCAGGAATTCGGCCATGGCGGGCACCTCCTCCTGCGGAAAGTCCCGGAACTCCTCGCGCGCGGAGTCCCAGACCACGGCGATGCTCACGCCCATCCGGTCGGCGCGGTTCCAGCCGCCCACCTCGTCGGCCCCGTAACGCGTCTCCACGTCGAGCACGGCGAAATTCCGGGGCGCGGCTTTCCGCAAAAGCAAGGACTGCTGAGGCTGCGGCGTCTGGGACATGGGCGTTTCCTCCCGGGCCGCGATTTCCGGCGGCCGACCTTCGCGGATGCTCCGCAGTACGAAGCGCGCCGCGTCCTTGTCAATGGGGCGGTTGCCGGAGCCGCACTTGGGTGAGTGCACGCAGGAGGGGCAGCCGGTTTCGCAGGGGCACTCCTCGATGGTCCGCAGGGTGGCGACGATGAGTTCCCCGGCCCGGCCGAACGCCTCGCGGGTCAGGCCCGCTCCGCCGGGCAGGCCGTCGTAGATGAACACCGCCGCCGAACCCACCTGGGGGTGGAAGGGTGTGGAGATGCCGCCCAGGTCGTTGCGGTCGGCCAGCACGAGCAGAGGCAGGATGCCGATGGCCGCGTGCTCCATGGCGTGGATGCCGCCCATGAAGTGCAGATAGCCCTGCTCGGCGGCCCGGCGGATCTCGTCGGCAATCTCGAACCAGAGACCCTCGGTCTCGAAGACCAGGGGCGGGAAGTCCAGGGGCACCATGCCCAGGAGCTTGCCCCCGCGCACGGCCCGCTTTTCGTAGCCGGTGATCTCTTCGGTGACGCGCAGGCGGCCGAAGCTCACCCGCGCGCCGAAGGCCGCGCCGCGATCATGAACTTCCAGTATTTCCGTTGACTTGTGCCCGCGCACGCGGGTGTAATAGGCCACCCGCCGGGGCTCGGCCAGCACCCGGTTCGTCTCCAGGTCCATGTCCGCGATGACGTAGCTCTGGCCCCGGTGCAGGTAGACCGCGCCGGGGTGGGTCTCGCGGAAGGCCCGGAAGGCGTCGATGGTCCCGATCTCCCGGCCTTCGCGATCCTCGATGTGCAGGCTCCGGCCCGCGCCGCGCAGATCCAGGTCGCGGTGGGGCCGCCTTCGTCCGGCCACCACCTCCTTGCCGTCCTCGGTGAAGAACAGCCCGCCCTCGGCGAGGAGATGCTCCACCCGCGCCCGCACCGGCTCCTCGGCCAGGTAGGGCTCGTCCAGGCGCAGGGACAGTTCGGCCGTGGCGCAGACCAGGTGCCGGTCCAGGATCACCGGGTTGTGGGGGTTGAGCACCGCGCACTCCGGCGGCCGGGCGAAGAAGTCCTCGGGGTGGCGCATGAAGTACTGGTCCAGGGCGTCCTCCCCGGCCACCAGGGCCACGGCCGAGTCGCGCAGGGAGCGGCCCACCCGGCCGCCGCGCTGGAGCGTGGCCATGACCGTGCCCGGGTAGCCCACCAGGATGCAGAGGTCCAGGCCGCCGATGTCGATGCCCAGCTCCAGGGCGCTGGTGGAGATCACCGCCAGCAGTTCGCCCGAGGACATGCGGGCCTCGATCTCCCGGCGCTCCTCGGGCAGGAAGCCCGCGCGGTAGGCGCTGATGCGCTCCCGGTACGGCCCGGAACGCTCCGAGGCCCAGAGGGCCACCAACTCGGTGAGCTTGCGCGACTGGCAGTAGAGGATGGTTCTGAGCCCCCGAGCCAGGGCCGCCTGGAGAAGCAGGATCGCGGCCTGGGCCGGGCCGTCCGCCGGATTGAGAAAGACCATGTGCCGCCCGCCCTGGGCCGCGCCGGACTCCGTGACCCCCTCCACGGGCAGCCCCGTGAGCTGGGTGCAGAGCTGTTCCGGATTGCCCACCGTGGCCGAGCAGAAGATGAAGGTCGGGGTGGAGCCGTACAGGGCGCAGATCCGCAGGAGCCGCCGGAACAGGCAGGCCATGTGCGAACCGAACACGCCCCGGTAGGTATGCACCTCGTCCACGACCACGAAGGACAGGCCCGCGAACAGCTCGGCCCAGATTCCGTGGTGCGGCAGGAGCGAGAGATGCAGCATCTCCGGGTTGGTCAGCAGGACGTTCGGCGGGGACTGGCGGAGCTTCTTGCGGCGGTAGGGGCTCGTGTCGCCGTCGTAGATCGCGGCCGTGGGAGCGCTCTTGCCCAGCGGCGCCGCCAACTCCTCGAAGGCCCGCAGCTGGTCCTGGGCCAGGGCCTTGAGCGGGAAGAGATAGAGCGCCTTGGAGTCGGGGTTGCGCAGGGCCTCCTCGATCACCGGCAGGTTGTAGCAGAGGGTCTTGCCGCTGGCCGTGGGCGTGGCCACCACCACGTTGCGGCCCGCGCGGGCCAGGTTCACGGCCTGGGCCTGGTGGACGTACAGCTCCGAAAGCCCCCGGGTCTCCAGCAGGCCGCGCATCGAGGCCCCCCAAGGCCGGGCGGGCTCCGCGAAGGCCGCCTCGCGGCCGGGCAGCAGGCGGTGATGCACCACCTGCCCTCCCAGGCGGGGGGAGTCCAGCAGGGCGGTGACGTATTCCAGGACAGGGTTCATCGGGGCGGAGCTTCCTCGGGCCGGGCGGTGGGATCGCGCCCGCTCTCCCCTCCTAGCGCCTGCCGCCGGAAAAGGCGAGTCCCCGGCCGGGAGGCCCCAGGGCGAGGGTTCCGCGTTTTTTTGTTGACCCGTCTACGGCCTCACGGTTTGTCCTCGGCCCACAAACCAAGGAGAATCCCATGACGGCCTTTTCCCGACACATGGCGCGCACCTACAGCCACCTCTTCAGCTTCGCCCCGGAGGAGATCTTCCCCCTGCTCTGCCCGACCCGCGAGTACGACTGGATTCCCCATTGGTCCTGCGAACTGGTCCATAGCGTCTCGGGCTTCGCCGAGAGGGACTGCGTCTTCGTCACCCGGTTCCCCACGCAAGGCCGCGAGGTCTGGCTCCAGACCCGCCACGAGCCCAACCGGACCGTGGAGTTCGCGCGCATTGGCGCGGAGCGGACGATGCGCTACAGCATTGAACTGCTGCCCGCGCCCGGTGGCGCGGCCCTGTGCGTGACGCAGCGATCCACGTACCTCGACGCGGCCGGGGCCGAGGCGCGCAAGGCCGCTGACGACCGCATCTTCGCGGAAGAGATGCCGGGGCTGATGGCCCTCGTCGAGCGCTACCTGTCGCGCGGCGCGGTCCCCGGCGGGGAATAAGAACCGAAACCGGATCAGCGAGGACGCATCATGGGCTGGACCATCGGCAGGCTGGCCAAACGGCACGGCCTCTCGCGCAGCACCCTGCCGCACTACGACGCCATCGGCCTGCTGCGGGCCTCGGCCCGCGGCGGGGGCGACTACCGGGTCTACGACGCGGCCGACGACGAACGGCTGGCGGCCATCCGCCGCTACCGCCGGGCCGGCCTGCCCCTGGCCGCCATCCGCGACCTTCTGAACGGAGGCGAAAACAGCCTGGCCTCCATCCTGGGCAGGCGGGTCGAGGACCTGGACGCCGAGATCGACGAACTCAAGCGCCAGCGCGCCTTCGCGCTCAAGCTCCTGGGCCGCGCGGACGAGCTGCCGCCCGCCGGGATTCCCCTGGACAAAAAACGCTGGACGGAACTCCTGCGCGCCTCGGGCTTCAGCGAGGACGACATGACGCGCTGGCACACGGCCTTCGAGCGCTCCGACCCGGCGGGGCACCAACGCTTCCTGGAATTTCTGCGCATCCCGGCGGAGGAGATCGCGGCCATCCGCGCCTTCTCCTCCGCGCGGGAAGAAACTCTCCCTACGACTCCAGAAGCTCCAGGCACTCCGAGGTCGTGACCAGGCGGCAGTAGACCGCGCCCAGGGCGGCCAGAAACGCGCCGTGGACCTGGGCCGCCGGAATGGCCGCGCCCTGGAACGAGAGCGCCCTCGTGGCGCAGGCGTCCACCGGAACCACGCAGCCGAAGCCCAGGTCGAAGGCCGCGCGCACCGTGGCGTCCACGCACATGTGGGTCATCATGCCGCAGACCACCAACTCCCGGACCCCGGCCTCGCGCAGGAGGTCCAGCAGCGGCGTGTCTCGGAAGCTGTTGGGAAAGCGTTTGAGCACCACGGCCTCGCCAGGGCGCGGCTGCACCAGGGGATGGAACTCCGCCCCCGGCGTGCCGGGCAGAAAGAAGGTCGAGCCCGGACGCGTGGACTCATGCCGCACGTGGAACACGGGCCAGCCCTTGTCCCGGAAGGCGAACAGCAGGCGCGCGGCCTGGGCCGCGGCCTCGGGCGAACCCACCAGCTCCATGCGGCCGCCCGGGAAGTAGTCGGCCTGGATGTCGACGATCACCAAGGCTTTCATGGGAACACTCCTGTTCGGGAATGATGGTCACGCGTTCCGGGGGAACCCCCTTTCGCGAAAGGGGGTTCCCCCGGGCCCCCTCCTCCAAAGACCTTCATCAAAAGAGAAAGAAGGGACGACGCGGGGGGAACTTGGCATGAATCGGCGGCCTTGAAAAGACGGAACCGGGCCTGTCGGCGTTCTTGACGCCGCAAAGCCCGTTGCGTATCACCCCCTCACGCGACGGTTTTCAACAAAGAGGTCTTTTTGAGCAGCATCAGCATGGATCGTGTCGCATCGGTTGTCGGCGAAAGCCGCGGCCGGTAGACGCGTCCGAAGCCCGAGCCTCCCCTCCCGGGAAGGCCCTTTCCGCCTCGGAGCGATCCGCTCCGTCCGCTCCGGTTCGGCATCCCCGGCCGGTCTTTCTCCGCTTTCGTCCGGCAACCATTCCTTGTCGTTTCCGCAGGCGAACCGCGCCGCGTCCGGCCCCGCGCCGTCACGCGGCATCCCCGCGCACAAGGAGTGTCGCAATGTTCATTCGAGACGAACGGCCTGACGACGTTTCGCGCATCTCGCGCATCCAATACGACGCCTTCAAGAACCACCCGGTCCACGCGCCCGGGGCCGAGCCCACGGAACACCGCATCGTCGAACGCCTGCGGGCGTCCGGCCGCCTGACCCTCTCCCTGCTGGCCGAGGCCGGGGACGAGGCCGTGGGGCACGTCGCCCTCTCGCCCGCCGTGGTGGGCGCGGCCCGCGAGGGCTGGTTCCTGCTCGGTCCCGTGGGCGTGTCGCCGCACTTCCAGGGGCAGGGCATCGGCTCGGCCCTGGTCCGCGCGGCGCTCCGGCGCATGCGCGAGGTGAGGGCCGACGGCGTCGTGCTGGTGGGGGGCCCGCGTTCTACGCCCGCTTCGGCTTCGAGCACATGCCCGGCCTGCTCTACCCGGGCGTGCCGGAGCAATACGTCCTGGCGGCGTGCTTCAACGACGCGGTTCCCCGGGGCGCGATCATCGCCCACGAGGCCTTCGCCGAAGGCGCGTAGCGCCCACCGGCCCTAGCGACACAAACACCGGGGCTCCCGCCGCGGCGGGACGTCCCTCAAGGATAACGGCCATGCAATTGCACGACTTCGGTTTCGACCAATGGTTCGAGGCCCATGCCGCCGAATGCGGCATGGAGGGCTGCGGCTTCGCCCGCGTCACAGCCGTGGACCGGGGCTCCTGCCTCGTCAGGAACGCGTCCCGGGAAATCCCGGCCGAACTGTCGGGACGGCTCGCCTACGATACGAAGAGCCCCGCCGAGCTGCCCTGCGTGGGCGACTGGGTGACGGCGCGCCTCTACAACGACGGGACCGCCGCGATCATCCAGCGGGTGTTTCCGCGCCGGACCTTCCTGCGCCGCCGCTCGCCCGGAACGATCGGCGGGGTCCAGATGATCGCGGCCAACATCGACACAGCCTTCATCATCCAGTCCTGCCGGGTGGACTTCAACCTCGCGCGGCTGGAGCGATATCTGGTCATGGCGGCGGACGGCGGCGTGGAGCCGGTGATCGTCCTCACCAAGGCGGACTTGGCCGCCCCGGAGGAGTTGGAGCACATCCTCGCCACCGCCCAGGCCCTCACCCGGGCCAAGGTGATCGCGCTCAGCAACGTCACCGGAATGGGTTTCGACGCCCTGCGCCAGACCCTCGCTCCGGGCAGGACCTGCTGTCTCCTCGGCTCGTCCGGGGTGGGCAAGACGACCCTCACCAACCGCCTCCTGGGCCGGGAGGCCTTTGAAACGAAGTCCGTCAGCGGCACCGGGGAAGGCGTCCACACGACGACGCGGCGGCAGCTCGTCGTTCTCGGCCAGGGCGCGATGCTGGTGGATACGCCCGGCATGCGGGAACTCGGCATGACGGACGCGGTCGAGGGGATCGACGCGGGCTTC from Desulfovibrio aminophilus DSM 12254 carries:
- a CDS encoding DMT family transporter: MNRSAVANILLLITALIWGCAFVAQRLGMEHMGPFTFNGVRFALGSLALAPLFLRLERGESGRTLRRPPLGMVRGGLLLGLVLFAGATLQQQGIIHTTAGKAGFITGMYVVLVPLLGRFLGQRIGLGTWIGAGLALAGLYFLSVGESLSVNFGDVLIFIGAFFWAGHVLLIGWLTPGMTAGQAVRLSSIQFAVCAVLSLGVALAGEEITLAGLRGGLWPILYGGFMSVGVAYTLQVVAQRDAKPAHAAIILNLETVFAALAGVLLLGEGMDLRGVLGCGLMLSGMLVSQFKP
- a CDS encoding AAA family ATPase — encoded protein: MKIESIRLKNFKIFRDVFIQDIPKFCVIVGANGSGKSTFFDVFGFLHDALKGNVRQALDSRGRFREVISRDAGEDTILIEIQYRMEILGIDRLVTYSLEIGERQGAPVIKREILRYKRGRHGAPFHFLNFSEGEGFAISNEEDFNKPDEELEREQQKLDAPDILAIKGLGQFERFKAANAFRRLIEAWHVSDFHIGAARGRKEASGESEHLSETGDNLPRVALYLYEHHQAVFNNILKSMVRRVPGVKNVKPLLMEDGYLTLQFQDGSFKTPFLDRYVSDGTIKMFAYLVLLNDPKPHPLLCVEEPENQLYPTLLAELAEEFRLYSIRGGQVVVSTHSPDFLNACELDEVLWIVKKDGYAEIHRAKDDPQITSYMSEGDKMGYLWKQGFFAGVDPR
- a CDS encoding DUF4276 family protein; translation: MKELVFLLEELSAQAMLEGLLPKLLPQDINPRFIPFEGKQDLEKQLAKKIKGYNNRYASFIILRDQDSHPDCIALKTRYVELCNEAGRPDALVRLACRELESYYLADLAAVEKGLNLHGLVKKQGREKYRNPDNLGSPSEELKRLTRGRYQKLSGSRAIGPHLDLENRRSASFRNLIDAIRRMVTQLSAYQPE
- a CDS encoding DEAD/DEAH box helicase; the protein is MNPVLEYVTALLDSPRLGGQVVHHRLLPGREAAFAEPARPWGASMRGLLETRGLSELYVHQAQAVNLARAGRNVVVATPTASGKTLCYNLPVIEEALRNPDSKALYLFPLKALAQDQLRAFEELAAPLGKSAPTAAIYDGDTSPYRRKKLRQSPPNVLLTNPEMLHLSLLPHHGIWAELFAGLSFVVVDEVHTYRGVFGSHMACLFRRLLRICALYGSTPTFIFCSATVGNPEQLCTQLTGLPVEGVTESGAAQGGRHMVFLNPADGPAQAAILLLQAALARGLRTILYCQSRKLTELVALWASERSGPYRERISAYRAGFLPEERREIEARMSSGELLAVISTSALELGIDIGGLDLCILVGYPGTVMATLQRGGRVGRSLRDSAVALVAGEDALDQYFMRHPEDFFARPPECAVLNPHNPVILDRHLVCATAELSLRLDEPYLAEEPVRARVEHLLAEGGLFFTEDGKEVVAGRRRPHRDLDLRGAGRSLHIEDREGREIGTIDAFRAFRETHPGAVYLHRGQSYVIADMDLETNRVLAEPRRVAYYTRVRGHKSTEILEVHDRGAAFGARVSFGRLRVTEEITGYEKRAVRGGKLLGMVPLDFPPLVFETEGLWFEIADEIRRAAEQGYLHFMGGIHAMEHAAIGILPLLVLADRNDLGGISTPFHPQVGSAAVFIYDGLPGGAGLTREAFGRAGELIVATLRTIEECPCETGCPSCVHSPKCGSGNRPIDKDAARFVLRSIREGRPPEIAAREETPMSQTPQPQQSLLLRKAAPRNFAVLDVETRYGADEVGGWNRADRMGVSIAVVWDSAREEFRDFPQEEVPAMAEFLRGFDLVVGFNVRRFDYSVLQGVTPFPFHSLPTLDMLEKVHQRLGYRLKLDNLAQATLGAGKSADGLMALKWWKEGRLDLITEYCRQDVAVTRDLYVHGRDNGFVLFQNKAKQKVRLPVEW
- a CDS encoding MerR family transcriptional regulator, with translation MGWTIGRLAKRHGLSRSTLPHYDAIGLLRASARGGGDYRVYDAADDERLAAIRRYRRAGLPLAAIRDLLNGGENSLASILGRRVEDLDAEIDELKRQRAFALKLLGRADELPPAGIPLDKKRWTELLRASGFSEDDMTRWHTAFERSDPAGHQRFLEFLRIPAEEIAAIRAFSSAREETLPTTPEAPGTPRS
- a CDS encoding cysteine hydrolase family protein, yielding MKALVIVDIQADYFPGGRMELVGSPEAAAQAARLLFAFRDKGWPVFHVRHESTRPGSTFFLPGTPGAEFHPLVQPRPGEAVVLKRFPNSFRDTPLLDLLREAGVRELVVCGMMTHMCVDATVRAAFDLGFGCVVPVDACATRALSFQGAAIPAAQVHGAFLAALGAVYCRLVTTSECLELLES
- a CDS encoding N-acetyltransferase, whose amino-acid sequence is MFIRDERPDDVSRISRIQYDAFKNHPVHAPGAEPTEHRIVERLRASGRLTLSLLAEAGDEAVGHVALSPAVVGAAREGWFLLGPVGVSPHFQGQGIGSALVRAALRRMREVRADGVVLVGGPRSTPASASSTCPACSTRACRSNTSWRRASTTRFPGARSSPTRPSPKARSAHRP
- the rsgA gene encoding ribosome small subunit-dependent GTPase A; its protein translation is MQLHDFGFDQWFEAHAAECGMEGCGFARVTAVDRGSCLVRNASREIPAELSGRLAYDTKSPAELPCVGDWVTARLYNDGTAAIIQRVFPRRTFLRRRSPGTIGGVQMIAANIDTAFIIQSCRVDFNLARLERYLVMAADGGVEPVIVLTKADLAAPEELEHILATAQALTRAKVIALSNVTGMGFDALRQTLAPGRTCCLLGSSGVGKTTLTNRLLGREAFETKSVSGTGEGVHTTTRRQLVVLGQGAMLVDTPGMRELGMTDAVEGIDAGFGEIAALAAQCRYADCTHEHEPGCAVRAAIHAGELAEDRYAGYLKLRKESEFAALSTLGRRRKEKTFGKFMHSFKKQLKR